atcctcctcctccagccgCATACACACCACTGACGTTTCACGCAAGCGTACAAAACGCCCCGCAGTATCTGGCTTCATAGCAGTTATCAATGGGACCTtatgatttgtgtttgtgcacaaaCCCCatgaataatatataatactgtcACTCACATTTTAGGTAAGCAGAGGTTAAAGTTCAGGGCCAGCTAGAGAAGATTTCAACTGACATGGATCGAGGTGTCCTGCTCAATGACACTTCAGCagggtgaatgtgtgtctgtgaatcATCAGGTTGAAGAACTTTCATTAACTACTCAACAGTTGAcattgaattacatttaaacCAGCATTCAATAGTTGGAGAACTCAAGTAGACAGGTATCTGTTGTATTAAGAAAATAGTAATTATTAAATGGTTGCAATTATAATGTTTTGGCGCCCCCATCTGACTTACGgaggtatttatttttcttccgaTTTGCAGTTGCTGTTTTTGGCTCATCTAATCCAATGGATCCCAAACTTTGTATTATCACTAAGCAAACATTATAATCTTaatatttatgaaatatttcacagtaaaaaaagaaaacaaattggaaaatttagaaaaatctaaattgtgAGTAATAATACTATGTTGTATTTTTCTATAATCAACTTGGTTGGTAGCAAACCACggatttaattgaattaaaaaccGTCTGCTCCTTCCTACAGGTACAATCCAAGCTTCAGTGATCAAGGCAAATGCATCCTTGTGCCAGtcaaacacagagacatgcaATAGTAAATCCAAACAGTCATAGTAAATGGAGattataaatactttatttataaatgagAGGTACTGAAAAATCTCACGACAATACATGAAATGCATAATGACAATACACAGCACCGTAATGGGTGAAAACTCTCTGAATTGTTATATAATGTGATCCATTACTaagattttaaatacataacaCAGCAATAAGTAGGTTAGTGTTCAATTTCTCCAACCACTTAGCAACACACTCTTACAGCAACAGTGAGTGAGATAAaccacaaatactgtaaatgtatcaTATCAGCACAGTTGGCCTCTAAATTACTCTTTTTGTTTGCATGATTTacttgtctcttttcttttcagaggACCAATAACCTGAAAGAAAATAATAGAGATACATGGATTAATGTGGGTGATAGTATATTCCtgtcattaaaacattattttaaattcacaaCTCTAAATCAGAGATGACACAATGCACAGCACAATCTCATTCTCAGTCATAATTTCTGTCCAGATGGACCTCAAGCTGCACCTCCTCCTACACACCTGGGTCAGGAGGAGGACAGAAGAGCCCCTGTTCAGAGTTTAGCGGATTTAGAGGAGGCTATACCCAACAGCATGGAGACATCGTTGGCTGACGTCAGCCATGCTCCGCCGTCCGCCACCAGGATGGCTCCCGTGACAAAGGAGGAGGCCGGGCTGGCCAAGAAAAGAGTGCAGTGGGCCATCTCTGTTTTGTTGCCTGCACGCTGTAAAGGAATGGACTGGAATGCACCAGCAGCCTCCCCTCTGGGACCACCTGAGGcattagaagaaaaagaaaaaaaaacatgctcagaTACTTACTCCGTTATACCCTACATCTGTGGttcccaatgtttttttggCTGAACCCCAGAGCCCTGTCAGATGAGCACCATCCGCCATGTTCCAAATATGTCCTTTGGATGGGTTACATTTGTATGTTATTTAATCTTATTGATTATAGGAAAGTGGTAAATGTTACAATtcttttttcatacatttgAATTGTCTatgttttctctgctttggTCAAGTTTGCATTGAGTGGCAGTTGACTAATATATCTTTAGATTTTACCCAGTCTGCGGAAGCCCTCTGTGCCAGACACAGGACCTGGAGCCACAGTATTGACTCTCACCCCACTGGGCCCCCACTCAACAGCCAGGTGCTTGGTCATGGCATCTGGGGGACAGGAGAGGCAACATTGAGTAATCTGATTCTAATTTTGCTATCATTAcgtaacaggaaaaaaaaggtcttacCATTTGCAGCCTTAGCGGAGCCAGCATGCACCTGGAGGGCCTGCCCCCTGTATCCAAGTGTTGCGGAGATGTTGACTATGTTGCCACCATGATCCTGCACAAAAAATGACGGGAGacttaaaatcaatttgatgGGTTAATAAACAAATCTGCGCAGAGGCAGCAGTTGAAATCCCATTTAGAGACAAGGTATTTAGTCATCTCTGGTCTTTAGTGTCCTCTTTTGGTGACCACAGTGAATTGCAGAGAGTGAATcttactttaaaaatgattgaCAAGTAACCCAATTGTGATGCTGTAGATATGGTTTTATCGTTATTTCAGTGCTATGATAACTTATTTAGTTATAGCTCCTTAACTTGGAATTGAGACGTATTGTATCACACAGACAGAGCATGTACTGTACCTGGAACCATTTCTCATAAACCACCTTGCTGGTGTTGAATGTACCCATAGTGTCTATCTCCATAACTGTCTTGAAGGCATTAAAGGAGAGAGAGGTAGCCGGGCAGAGGAAGTTTCCAGCAGCATCTGTCAACGACAGCAACCGTGACTTTAACCCGAGCCAAGAAAGCTACGGATAAATGCATTAATTATGTGCTACGTGGATTACTGTTAATGAGGATGTCTATGCGGCCCAACTCTTTCAGCGTCTCATCCACAGCAGCTGCGATGCTCTCGGGCTTCCTCACATCTAAACACAAAGGAAGGCAGCGTCGTCCTGACGCTGCAGACAGCTTTTTAGATGCCTAGTGAGACACAAAATCAAATTACTTGAGGCCAATACATTAAAGCCAATGTTGCAGGTTAACCACCCCTGTTGATTAACGGGTACATACAGtactcaagatatgtatataatgtttaaaaaatatctacaaATTGTCCTGATGATTCGCTCGAGATAGCTAGCTAGTCTACAAACAGCAGTGCATACAATAACACTTTTACTGTCAGGGAATAGCAGAGTGAAactcaacattttctttatatcTAGTGACAGTGATCACGTCATTAGTTCAAATAAGTACTGGGAAAGTTATCTAGACATAGAAATagataaaaatctaaatatggTGTGAGAAAGATGATTTGGGGTTGCGgaaattattttaagaaaaatcacCTCTTTGAGCCTGTCCAAGTTCCTGCTTGCAATCACTGTGTCACAACCATGCCTGaaagatgagaaagaaaataacacaataacaatgcTAGGAGCACATGCTTTATTGTGTTGATTAGAACACGAGTATGTGATACTTGCATAAATAATGCTGAAAGAAAGACATAATGAATGACGAAACAGGTAGTATAGAGGGTGAGTGAATGCAAGGTCAGAAATGTGATTAAAGGCTGCAGGCACGCAAAATGAGACAGCAGCAACAGATGTTGTTACAAGGTGTCCCGCTGATTTTAACAAAAGATCAATTATTTCTAGTACATGAGTAAATTATTGAACTATGTCAACTTAGTCACACAAGCAAAATGATTAAAGTCTGACTGTCAGATAAACAACCAGGAGGTTTAAAGTACACCAATGTACTATCTCGCTCCCATATTTTACTGTGTTAGAGTAGTGACAATGACACACTGATGACTGTGTGCATTTATTCTTATCCTGTATGCACCGATGTCTGTGAATAATATGATATTTTTGGAAGATCTGGGCGTGTTATAGAGAAACAAACAGGTAATCCTCTCACCTCATTAAGATTTCAGCTATCCTGAATCCAATTCCAGATCCACCTCCTGTGATAAAAGCAACCTGATCTCTGAAAAATAAAGTGCAAACCCTCAAAGGTCACTTTATGGAGTTATTACAGTGATAAGTATGTCaatgtgtatttactgtgtGAATGCATTGAAGCAATCAGATGACACCAGGCATTGGGAAATACATATGTTGATGCCTACTTTAGCAAATCTGgactgtagatgtgtgtgtacgAAGTCAGACAGTCATCTGTGCCAACATCTTCTGGCAGCAGCTCTCCTTTTCTTTGTGGCTCTGCCATTCTGATAAAGAATTAATGTTAATTAGATGCTAGCACAATGGCATTACCATGATCACAATTTACTAAAAGACGGGTCTATGCAtgcacaaaataacaaaaaacaccttACAATAAAACAGCCCTCTGAAGCAGCTGGTGAAGTTAATAACATAGGCTACGTTTCTGTCAGGATTGTCAGAACTTCATACAAAAATCCTCTATACTAACTACAAAGATAGTTAATATTGTCTTTCAGTAATTGTTTGTAAAACCCCTATCTTTACTCTTTCATTCTGACGCATTACTGTGCATATGCGGTCATGATTTTCACTCAGTGCCACATTAcatcatttcaaaaaaaatcagttaGAGTGGCAGCAATTGTCCAGAGTTGTCATGTAAAGCAGCTTTAACTGATGTTTGGAGGTGAGTTATCAAAGCAGTTATTTTACAGCGATGTTGTTTCAGATATTTACCTAACACTGCACCTCAAGGCTTAACTGACACTCTTTACAGGCCTCAACACAGAAGTCTACCATACTGTAGGGTGTTTCTGTTATCTTATCTATCCCTGTACATATTTTAAGTATTCGCTTTCTACAGCTAGAAAGACTACCAAGACAACGCAGTGAAGTTCTGTTGCCAAGTAACGTTAGCTGGCTGCTGTGGTGTTAACGTTACCTTCTGAGAAAAACAAGCTAGTTGTGTAGCGCTGAGAGAAGAACCGTCCGACTCCTTTTTGGTGAAGCACGACCTTCACACGAAGCACGTAACTTTAAGAACTCTGACGAGCCACCCTTACATTTATTCCTCACCCATTAGCGGTTTCTTTTCTGAAGGAACTTTTGTACATtggacttttttgtctttctttgacGATGCATTATGGGCAATGAAGTCCGGTTGGGGTGTGTTCAAGAGCACTCACTGTCCAAACTTATTCTCAATTGTTTAATAGAGAACATGTAATTATAGGAAGAATTTTCAAATCAGGCAGGattaaaaattcagaaaatactGTGAGCTCTTCTAGAGGTCAGAATTGATTTGATCCATGCCAGAAAGGGAAACTATACACAGCATCATGCACTGTGAGGTCTTTGACAATCTGGAGGGCAAAGGAGAACCCAGTGATTCTGTTGCTCATATACATCATCTAGGATGGCAGCAGCAAGACTTTCCACTGGGAAACCAACCCTGAAATAAACGATCCAGGGTTTAGAGTTTCAGGGCTGATGCTCATCAGTGTGCATTAGTGCAGAAAGTGGCCCTTATTGATCTGCACTCTGGGACttactgttgaaaaaaaactctatTCAATGGATCCCTCAATTACTTTTGGGATGGATATTGTTCTTAGTGCTCAGAGGTCTGAAAGGATCAGAAATGTGAGTGCTCttgtaacttaatttttttatcaaGAGGCAAGAGTAAACAAGAGCGAAAGCAAAAGTGCACTTAAAAGTGAACATTAGAAGAAATTGTAATTGGATTTTACACCAGGTTTAAACAAAGTGGGTTAACTTCAAAATTACCTTCCGGTGTCCTGACCTTCTTctattgtgttttatgtttttaatgtgtgtgttttttttgctttcttacTTTTAGCTTTCATTAATCTAATATAATATAGTACGGAAAACATTCCAGTTCATTGTAAAATTAGATTTGCATTGTCTGCTTTTATTAACTTCATTGTTATTTCGGGACAGTTGTAAGTTCTTACTTATTGATTTGCAGTCTAATGAAATCTGCAGTGAATTATCATGCAATATTAGCACGAAtcagattgttgtttttaaagcagatgTTTTCATAATGGGTTAACAAGGTCGAGCAATTTCCAAGTTTCTGCAAACTGACTTTCTTACCTTGTTTAAATATACTAAATCAAAAGCTTCCAAGATACACATTATCtgtacaaacaaataaaaaaggggtAAATTACTAGTCTGTATTTTGATGCTAGCAGCCAGATGGCGCTATCTGTCAGCATTTTCTGCTTGAATCCACGATAATAAAACCCATTTTCAGTACTCTCAATGTGAATTCCAGCTTTTGTAATTActgtatagagagagagaaaaaaatccattgTCAAAGGCTGcttgttaaacatgttttaaagaaaatatccTGATGCAGGAAAATAAAGGCATGTACAAAAGACTGCTTTAATACAGACAACCGACTCACAGACTCAGACAGTTAATTGTTCCAATGAGCGTGGCACAGCTCAAGCCTTAAAGGTCCGTTATCCCCTGCTGGTGCAGAGGGCAGAGCAGGTCTGTCATTGTCTCGGCACTGGGACTGTCTGTGCTGCTTAGCTCTGGACTTCTGTTGTTGGGTTTGACTTGCCGGATTGTCCTTCTTCCTCCAGACCCACCAGCCTGCTGCTAACCTCCCACAGCCTGCGAGCTGCCTCCTCATCCAGGGCCTGCGGCGCCGGTTCCTTTTCTGTCATGACATCATAGTACCTTCCAGTCACCCCCTCCATCTCCTCGGACACTGCCAGGTAGACGCTAGGCTGGGCCCCCAGCTCTGGGCTCTTCACcaacatggagaaaaaaggacctgtgaaaaaaacatgtacattcaCTGACAGCCAGAGTCAGTAACCAGAAGCTTTATCAGCGACAACATTGGTAAATCACAGGTTTTATTTGAactgtgatattatttttcTAAGGGTTGGTTAGGTTGATGATGAAGAACATCATAGCTATGGATGGAAACCCTTGTAACAGTGATTTGGGAGATTTTAGTTTAAGCTTTAGTAAAAGTATAACATGCTCTTGTACTGGTTGCAAAAAAAGTTCAAACCTCTGAATTTATGAAGCAAACCCGATTGCAGAATGTGAAactttgaggtacttgtactttaccgAAACGTTTAATTTAATACCACTTTATACTTAAACTACAGTTCAGGGAGAAATAGtgttctttttactccactacattttcaACAGTTACATCAAGTTTACAGGTTAAGATTTAACATACAAAGCTGTATTGTTATAGACGAAACTACAGGATCAACAGTATATGAAATAGTCACAAAGCTCAACCAACTACAACAGTAAACGgcttaagataagataagataatttgtttattagtccccaatggggaaattactgcactacactctgtgtacacacttttgttagtactcacacacatgctcaggacctatacatgcactatacatggagagatgtcagagtgagtgggctgccagctgaaccagcgccctgagcggtcggggggtagggtgtcttgctcaagggcacctggcagtgcccaggaggtgaactggcatctctccagccaccaatccacgctcccaactttttggatCCATACGGGGATTGGAACCAGTggccctccggttcccaacccaactccctatggactgagctaccgCCACCCTTCTTCCTCATGCAtcgtttaaataaaatatagaatattcACAGGGGTCATTTTTCTACatgaagtacttttacttttgatacttataTTATGTAAGCACCATTTTCAAAGTGGCTAATGTagtatttctgcattttctctATTTAGAACCACGGCGATCATcatacatacaataaaagacttaaatcattttaattaattaatggcAATCTGTTTCCTGGTGGTTTCCGGCTCCAGTTAGAACCCTATATCCATAACAGTAGCCttgctacttttactcaagtaaaggatGGGAATACTTCCTCCAACACTGcctaaaaaacaagaatatacACCTAAATCAAAAAGCATCTACAGAAAGCTATAGTGAATGTTCTTCAGTTGTAATTACGTTTGGTCCAATTCTGTTTTAGAGTTTAAAAGTCAATTTTGTGGCTAGAAAACTTTTCATAACAGAAatgctgtcagtgtgtgtttatgtatacaGACCCAGTAGAACACAATAGAAAATTCACTAATAATTAACCACAATAATTAGTAGCATATGCATTAGGTAAGCTTCTTTATTTCTCTAAATTCAGAATCCAATAAGGAAGCAGGATACTCACTGAGCACAGAGCTGGAGAACTGGGATTGGTGCAGACCAGTGTGCCTCCCTAGATCTGTGGCAACGACGCCCGGGTGCACAGCGTTCACCGTGATTCCTGtgcctgtcacacacacacggcattgtttaaaaatacatatcCAGTGGCCAATTACAAACAAGAACATAGGCCGTACTCCCTCCCACACATGCCCACATAGGCAACAGCCAGTAGACTTGCCTTGTAATCGCTTGGCGAGCTCTCTGGTGAACAGAACATTGGCGAGCTTGCTCTGACAGTACGCCTGCTTGGTATCAAACTTCTTTTTCTCCCAGTTCAGGTCCTCAAAGTCCATCTTTCCAACGATGTGGGCGAGTGAGGCCAGGTTGATCACTCTGCTGGGGGCGGACTCTTTCAACTTATCCAGCAGAAGATTTGTCAACAAGAAGTGGCCTGGATGAAGACAGAAACTATCAGAATCAGGAAGTGaattctttagaaatgtaaaGATAATTTTAGGAAACAGACACCACTGTCTGGGAATTTAAATACCTAAGTGGTTAACTCCAAACTGCATGTCAAAGCCATCTTCTGTCTTCCCAGCTGGACATCTCATGACCCCTGCATTGTTGATGAGTACATCCACACGCTCCTTGTCTGCAAGACAATAAATATAAGATTCAATGCTGAATATTTCTAAAACTGAACACACAACTGGAGAAGTGAGTGAGAAGTTAGTGTTTCCTTACCTTGTTTGATTCTCTCCGCAAACTCTCGGATGGACTTCACGGAAGCCAGGTCGAGTTGACACGCGTAAACGTGAGGATTCAGGGTCTTCCCTCTTATTTCCCTTGCAGCTGTCTCGCACTTCCCCATGTCCCGACATCCCATAATGATCCGACCCCCTGATGATGCCGTAATGGGAAAAAGAGTGTGCGTCACTGAGAGCAAAAATAACAGCTAAAGATTTTATGTATTATGTCTTTTTGCACCAAATTATAGTCATGTTTCCTCCAAACCTCTCTTGGCCAGTTCCCGGGCTGTCTCTTTCCCAATCCCTGTGTTTGCTCCTGTTATAACCACAGTCTTCCCCTTGATTGTAGCCTTACTGGGACAAGTGCCTCCAGTTACATGGTTCCTATGAGAAGAAGTAAAGTTCAGCGCCATCATATTTAAGCATGCCTTCTATTTCAGCATTGAAACGACTAGGCGTCATGGGTTTCTCTCAATctaatgcaaaacatttctcaGATCTGTCTCTCTTGTTTGGCTCCAAATGGACCTgaacttgacttttttttatcttgtcaGCCTTGTGGCACAAATAACTGTAAGGTTATCATACCTTTATACCATGGTCTGGGTCAATACTCAattgtgattggctgcagggtgtCCATTCATTCTTGACAAAGGACATCTACTAAGTAGTTCCATTACATTGTTCTGTTCATCGTTCTAAATGAATGCGCTGGCTACATAGTATCAGCCTGTATCTAGAATGAGTAACCATAGTAACAGGGACACATGTCCGACAGTCCTGGCCTGCCCATCGTCTTTTAATTCATGACAATGGACACCTCGTTGGGCATTATCCCTTACGTGTACATAAtttaacaccccccccccaaacctcAATTCATGAAGCagccaaatgtatttattcaggAAGCTGTTTAGCTGCAGATTAGAGAGATCCTGTCATAAGTCTACATTACTGTTTCTCCTCAAGTAACTTCTGAATAAGGCTAAATTAGCATGGGCAAAGCAGGCAACTGGAACACGGCCCCAGAACTCCAGGGGCCCCAACAAGACCCTGGACTTACTGTGCGTAAACTGGCTTGTGTgctaatttaataaaaatgttatttaatttgtttgggAATATGCAGCATTAAGTCACAGAACTGATAAGTTAGGTCGTAACTATGTTTGTACAATGTCAAACGCATACCcatacacacccatacacacacctgAAGTCTTGAGAAGAGATCTAAGggaaaacacctgtgtgagtTGACTATGTCGTTTTGGGGCTTTGAAAAGAGTGTTACGTTAGTTTTAAGACCTTCATTATTTCAattttgtgttcatttcttgcatatatgttgtatatgtatgtgtctCATCAAATTACCACACAGCAAACTCTGGGACATCAAAGACTCCAGAATAGGAATAGCTAATGCACAAATTGCACAGAAGGGGAGGAAACAGCTGGTTTTACCCAACCTCAATCCTACACAACCACCCTGCTATAAATGCTGCCTTTATGAAACATATTCATCTGGGTGTAATTGAGCCAA
This sequence is a window from Etheostoma cragini isolate CJK2018 chromosome 21, CSU_Ecrag_1.0, whole genome shotgun sequence. Protein-coding genes within it:
- the decr2 gene encoding peroxisomal 2,4-dienoyl-CoA reductase isoform X1, with the protein product MAEPQRKGELLPEDVGTDDCLTSYTHIYSPDLLKDQVAFITGGGSGIGFRIAEILMRHGCDTVIASRNLDRLKEASKKLSAASGRRCLPLCLDVRKPESIAAAVDETLKELGRIDILINNAAGNFLCPATSLSFNAFKTVMEIDTMGTFNTSKVVYEKWFQDHGGNIVNISATLGYRGQALQVHAGSAKAANDAMTKHLAVEWGPSGVRVNTVAPGPVSGTEGFRRLGGPRGEAAGAFQSIPLQRAGNKTEMAHCTLFLASPASSFVTGAILVADGGAWLTSANDVSMLLGYWSSEKKRDK
- the decr2 gene encoding peroxisomal 2,4-dienoyl-CoA reductase isoform X3, which encodes MRHGCDTVIASRNLDRLKEASKKLSAASGRRCLPLCLDVRKPESIAAAVDETLKELGRIDILINNAAGNFLCPATSLSFNAFKTVMEIDTMGTFNTSKVVYEKWFQDHGGNIVNISATLGYRGQALQVHAGSAKAANDAMTKHLAVEWGPSGVRVNTVAPGPVSGTEGFRRLGGPRGEAAGAFQSIPLQRAGNKTEMAHCTLFLASPASSFVTGAILVADGGAWLTSANDVSMLLGYWSSEKKRDK
- the decr2 gene encoding peroxisomal 2,4-dienoyl-CoA reductase isoform X2; its protein translation is MAEPQRKGELLPEDVGTDDCLTSYTHIYSPDLLKDQVAFITGGGSGIGFRIAEILMRHGCDTVIASRNLDRLKEASKKLSAASGRRCLPLCLDVRKPESIAAAVDETLKELGRIDILINNAAGNFLCPATSLSFNAFKTVMEIDTMGTFNTSKVVYEKWFQDHGGNIVNISATLGYRGQALQVHAGSAKAANDAMTKHLAVEWGPSGVRVNTVAPGPVSGTEGFRRLGGPRGEAAGAFQSIPLQRAGNKTEMAHCTLFLASPASSFVTGAILVADGGAWLTSANDVSMLLGIASSKSAKL
- the LOC117937452 gene encoding retinol dehydrogenase 13-like produces the protein MSKYILPVSVFGTVFGAAVLLKNHVTGGTCPSKATIKGKTVVITGANTGIGKETARELAKRGGRIIMGCRDMGKCETAAREIRGKTLNPHVYACQLDLASVKSIREFAERIKQDKERVDVLINNAGVMRCPAGKTEDGFDMQFGVNHLGHFLLTNLLLDKLKESAPSRVINLASLAHIVGKMDFEDLNWEKKKFDTKQAYCQSKLANVLFTRELAKRLQGTGITVNAVHPGVVATDLGRHTGLHQSQFSSSVLSPFFSMLVKSPELGAQPSVYLAVSEEMEGVTGRYYDVMTEKEPAPQALDEEAARRLWEVSSRLVGLEEEGQSGKSNPTTEVQS